The Xiphophorus couchianus chromosome 14, X_couchianus-1.0, whole genome shotgun sequence genome includes a region encoding these proteins:
- the LOC114157173 gene encoding E3 ubiquitin-protein ligase TRIM47-like isoform X1, giving the protein MGNKRKGCLLNQTASPNPMSTPADCCICLDEFTSPASLPCGHRFCLACIGEYWRTGESCQCPLCMAVFPKRPQLKTERTENGAEPLKAGEVPCDVCPARRAAVRSCLVCLASYCSAHLEPHYQREDLGRHLLVSVAKNLEDSVCRLHGRKLDKFCRSDRSCICATCARTEHRGHHVVSVSKEAARNKTKLKRRRLKLQQEIQEKLSVAEDAERTAGLRGGELPAELWAQARKPLKLLEEEISELQERNAELEQLLQTEDNLRFLQRFLHSCS; this is encoded by the exons ATGGGAAACAAACGGAAAG GCTGCCTGCTGAATCAAACGGCGAGTCCGAATCCGATGTCAACGCCTGCTGACTGCTGCATCTGCCTGGATGAGTTCACCAGCCCGGCGTCCCTCCCCTGCGGACACCGCTTCTGCCTGGCGTGCATAGGGGAGTACTGGAGGACCGGCGAGAGCTGCCAGTGCCCCCTCTGCATGGCGGTCTTCCCCAAACGGCCGCAGCTAAAGACCGAGCGAACCGAAAACGGAGCCGAACCGCTCAAAGCGGGAGAGGTCCCGTGTGACGTCTGTCCGGCTCGGCGGGCCGCGGTCCGGTCCTGCCTGGTGTGCCTGGCCTCGTACTGCTCCGCCCATCTGGAGCCGCATTATCAGAGGGAGGACCTCGGACGCCACCTGCTGGTCAGTGTGGCGAAGAACCTGGAGGACTCTGTGTGTCGGCTGCATGGGAGGAAGCTGGACAAGTTCTGCCGGAGTGACCGAAGCTGCATTTGCGCCACCTGCGCCAGGACGGAGCACAGAGGCCACCATGTTGTTTCCGTCAGCAAGGAAGCTGCTAGGAACAAG ACTAAACTGAAGCGCAGACGACTGAAGCTTCAGCAAGAGATTCAGGAGAAGCTGAGCGTGGCTGAGGACGCGGAGCGGACCGCTGGCCTCCGTGGAGGAGAACTTCCAGCAGAACTTTGGGCGCAAGCCAGGAAGCCGCTCAAACTGCTGGAAGAGGAGATCAGCGAGCTGCAGGAGAGGAacgcggagctggagcagctcttaCAGACCGAAGACAACCTCCGCTTTCTGCAG CGATTCCTACACTCCTGTTCATGA
- the LOC114157108 gene encoding E3 ubiquitin-protein ligase TRIM39 isoform X1 — protein MGGGVIFGSVSRVSAGGAGGGSGQSWSQISAHSGVLRQLLLGMAATGNLSEEQVHCSICLDVFTNPVSIPCGHNFCQTCILGYWKTSHLYQCPMCKKSFHKRPDISVNTVLREIAEQFKQIRVKSTEVKGSGEESTGKTKKWTMERKMKEDEERLLEKGQVQNLMEELKQKQEEKKKKQEVKESQGEELPPLIPPVLPSKTSPSPSPQDSAQALPRETSPPPSPEPTSPALPQTSPISLTPPLLWEEVLCDVCLGEGRPKAVKSCLVCLTSYCDEHLKSHSTRFTKHKLMEPVANMEDRMCPKHERLLELFCKKDQTCVCVLCTETDHRAHYTVPVEREWTEKKALLKKTEIDVQQMIQDRVKKVEEIKHSVELNKVSAQREIEESMQVFSELVRSIQKAQAELVLVIEEKQRQMERRAEGLITELEQEISKLKTRHTALENVNRTDHIHFLKSFPALSATPSVKDWFETSVPTDTCVGMIRRSVSKLETTLSEMIDTLSASEIKKIQKYSEDVTLDPDTANPWLQLSQDRHQVRHLGAWQELPDHPERFDTVVIALGRDGFTSGRHYWEVQVGDKDDWYLGVAKSSVKRKGRISVSTAQGYWALAMKKGQGYRVSTSPPLLLSLDQKPKRVGVYVDYEEGQISFYDVRARIHIYTFQDAFTERILPFFYLYCCDKASDTMAICPVQEKSLI, from the exons ATGGGAGGGGGGGTTATTTTCGGGTCTGTGTCGCGGGTCAGTGCTGGGGGAGCTGGAGGTGGCAGTGGTCAAAGCTGGTCTCAGATATCAGCGCACAGCGGAGTCTTAAGGCAGCTGCTCCTTG GAATGGCTGCCACTGGGAACCTGTCTGAAGAGCAGGTTCACTGCTCCATCTGTCTGGACGTCTTCACCAACCCCGTGTCCATCCCCTGCGGGCACAACTTCTGCCAGACCTGTATCCTGGGATACTGGAAAACCAGCCATCTGTATCAGTGTCCCATGTGCAAGAAGTCCTTCCACAAAAGGCCCGACATCAGCGTGAACACGGTGCTGAGGGAGATTGCAGAGCAGTTCAAGCAGATAAGAGTCAAGAGCACTGAAGTGAAGGGAAGTGGGGAAGAAAGCACAGGTAAGACCAAGAAGTGGACAATGGAGAGAAAGATGAAGGAGGACGAGGAGAGGCTTCTGGAGAAAGGTCAGGTGCAGAACCTTATGGAGGAGCTGAAACAAAagcaagaagagaagaaaaagaagcaggaagtgaaggaGAGTCAAGGGGAGGAGCTACCGCCATTAATCCCTCCAGTTTTGCCATCTAAAACCTCTCCTTCACCATCACCTCAAGACTCAGCTCAAGCTCTGCCACGAGAAACATCACCTCCACCTTCACCTGAACCAACTTCCCCTGCACTTCCTCAAACTTCCCCAATATCCCTGACCCCTCCTctactgtgggaggaagtccTCTGCGATGTTTGCTTGGGCGAGGGCCGCCCCAAAGCCGTCAAATCCTGCCTCGTGTGCCTGACCTCTTACTGCGACGAGCACCTCAAGTCTCACTCCACCAGGTTCACCAAGCACAAGCTGATGGAACCGGTGGCCAACATGGAGGACAGGATGTGTCCCAAGCACGAGCGGCTGCTGGAGCTCTTCTGCAAGAAAGACCAgacctgtgtgtgtgtcctctgcACAGAGACAGACCACAGGGCACATTACACCGTCCCCGTGGAGAGAGAATGGACTGAGAAGAAG GCGCTGCTGAAAAAGACAGAGATAGACGTCCAGCAGATGATCCAAGACAGAGtgaagaaggtggaggagatcaagCACTCTGTGGAGCTCAACAAG GTCAGCGCTCAGAGAGAAATTGAGGAGAGCATGCAGGTCTTCTCGGAGCTGGTGCGCTCCATCCAGAAGGCTCAGGCCGAGCTGGTTCTGGTCATCGAGGAGAAGCAGAGGCAGATGGAGAGGCGGGCCGAGGGCCTCATCACCGAGCTGGAGCAGGAAATCTCGAAGCTCAAGACGCGGCACACAGCTTTGGAAAATGTGAACAGAACTGACCACATTCACTTCCTGAAG AGTTTTCCGGCCTTAAGCGCCACCCCATCTGTTAAAGACTGGTTTGAAACCAGTGTTCCCACAGACACATGCGTTGGGATGATCAGGAGATCTGTGTCTAAACTGGAGACAACATTAAGTGAAATGATTGACACGCTGTCCGCAAGTG agataaagaaaattcagaaatattcag AGGACGTCACGCTGGACCCAGACACTGCCAATCCATGGCTCCAGCTCTCTCAGGACAGGCACCAGGTGAGGCATCTGGGGGCCTGGCAGGAACTCCCGGACCACCCTGAGCGCTTTGACACCGTGGTCATAGCACTAGGAAGAGATGGCTTCACTTCAGGCAGACACTACTGGGAGGTCCAGGTGGGAGACAAGGATGACTGGTACCTAGGCGTGGCCAAGTCTTCAGTCAAAAGAAAAGGTAGGATCTCTGTGAGCACAGCCCAGGGTTATTGGGCTCTGGCCATGAAGAAAGGCCAGGGCTATCGGGTGTCAACGTCGCCGCCACTGCTGCTTTCACTCGACCAGAAGCCAAAGAGAGTAGGTGTGTACGTGGACTATGAGGAAGGACAAATCTCTTTTTACGACGTGAGAGCTCGGATCCATATTTACACGTTCCAGGATGCCTTCACGGAGCGGATCCTGCCGTTTTTTTACCTGTACTGCTGCGACAAAGCCTCTGACACAATGGCCATCTGTCCAGTGCAGGAGAAAAGCCTCATCTAG
- the LOC114157123 gene encoding E3 ubiquitin-protein ligase TRIM41-like isoform X2: MSTHCILTSPPEEHLRCSLCLDLFTEPVTTTCGHSFCRTCLSQRWSDGDCYQCPKCNKRFPVKPEFSTNEVMEEMSVQLKRRKTEALESENAPWQVKCDVCADLRFKASKSCLVCLASYCDGHLESHRRVPALMRHKLVEPLENLEERVCEKHARILEFFCRREQACVCLLCCEAEHRDHETVPVEEEGALQKETIDSQQTKIKLMIDERMEKIEEFQKTSEMSKVKADNIFEDGEKLFSILMSRVQEIQSKLQSNIEKELRKSKETVQAMIQELNEEVAALQMKHSQLDELSQKEDNLRLLQTLQTLNTMSKTKDWSETKVYPDLFVHTTRTAMEHLVNCFQTTLRTLTNMELTKMREYKESVTFDDSTAGPGLRVLEYGQRMKFSKEARSPSYELERFDLPMVFGKIGFTSGRRYWEVQGA; the protein is encoded by the exons ATGTCAACACACTGCATCCTCACTTCACCGCCAGAGGAACATTTACGCTGTTCGCTCTGTCTGGACCTCTTCACCGAACCCGTCACCACAACATGCGGTCATAGTTTCTGCAGGACCTGCCTCAGCCAGCGATGGAGCGACGGCGACTGCTACCAGTGTCCAAAGTGTAACAAAAGATTCCCCGTGAAGCCAGAGTTCTCCACAAACGAAGTCATGGAGGAAATGTCGGTCCAATTAAAGAGACGGAAAACTGAGGCACTCGAAAGCGAAAACGCACCGTGGCAGGTGAAGTGCGACGTGTGCGCGGATTTGAGGTTCAAGGCGTCCAAGTCGTGCCTGGTGTGTCTGGCGTCGTACTGTGACGGACACCTGGAGTCTCACCGGAGGGTCCCCGCCCTGATGAGACACAAGCTGGTGGAGCCGCTGGAGAACCTGGAGGAGAGGGTTTGTGAGAAGCACGCCAGGATCCTGGAGTTTTTCTGCAGGCGGGAACAAGCGTGCGTCTGTCTGCTGTGCTGCGAAGCAGAACACAGAGACCACGAGACGGTACCTGTTGAAGAGGAGGGGGCTCTGCAGAAA GAAACCATTGATtcccaacaaacaaaaatcaaactcaTGATTGATGAAAGAATGGAAAAGATAGAGGAATTtcaaaaaacctcagaaatgaGCAAA GTAAAAGCAGACAACATATTTGAGGACGGTGAGAAGCTGTTCAGTATTCTGATGAGCAGAGTGCAAGAGATTCAAAGCAAACTGCAGTCAAACATTGAGAAAGAATTGAGAAAATCCAAGGAAACTGTCCAGGCGATGATTCAGGAGCTGAACGAGGAGGTTGCAGCTCTGCAGATGAAACACTCTCAACTAGATGAACTTTCACAAAAGGAAGACAACCTTAGACTTCTACAG ACATTGCAGACTCTGAACACCATGTCAAAAACCAAGGACTGGTCCGAGACCAAGGTTTACCCAGATCTGTTTGTTCACACAACAAGGACAGCCATGGAACATCTTGTCAATTGTTTTCAAACAACACTAAGGACACTAACAAACATGG AATTGACCAAAATGAGAGAATACAAAG aaTCTGTCACTTTTGATGACTCCACTGCTGGCCCCGGTCTTAGAGTATTAGAGTACGGGCAACGTATGAAGTTCTCCAAAGAAGCCAGGTCACCATCTTATGAGTTGGAAAGGTTTGACTTACCCATGGTTTTTGGGAAGATTGGCTTCACCTCCGGTCGGCGCTACTGGGAGGTTCAGGGGGCCTGA
- the LOC114157108 gene encoding E3 ubiquitin-protein ligase TRIM39 isoform X2, producing the protein MTLPLRRVGMAATGNLSEEQVHCSICLDVFTNPVSIPCGHNFCQTCILGYWKTSHLYQCPMCKKSFHKRPDISVNTVLREIAEQFKQIRVKSTEVKGSGEESTGKTKKWTMERKMKEDEERLLEKGQVQNLMEELKQKQEEKKKKQEVKESQGEELPPLIPPVLPSKTSPSPSPQDSAQALPRETSPPPSPEPTSPALPQTSPISLTPPLLWEEVLCDVCLGEGRPKAVKSCLVCLTSYCDEHLKSHSTRFTKHKLMEPVANMEDRMCPKHERLLELFCKKDQTCVCVLCTETDHRAHYTVPVEREWTEKKALLKKTEIDVQQMIQDRVKKVEEIKHSVELNKVSAQREIEESMQVFSELVRSIQKAQAELVLVIEEKQRQMERRAEGLITELEQEISKLKTRHTALENVNRTDHIHFLKSFPALSATPSVKDWFETSVPTDTCVGMIRRSVSKLETTLSEMIDTLSASEIKKIQKYSEDVTLDPDTANPWLQLSQDRHQVRHLGAWQELPDHPERFDTVVIALGRDGFTSGRHYWEVQVGDKDDWYLGVAKSSVKRKGRISVSTAQGYWALAMKKGQGYRVSTSPPLLLSLDQKPKRVGVYVDYEEGQISFYDVRARIHIYTFQDAFTERILPFFYLYCCDKASDTMAICPVQEKSLI; encoded by the exons ATGACCCTGCCTCTCCGCCGTGTAGGAATGGCTGCCACTGGGAACCTGTCTGAAGAGCAGGTTCACTGCTCCATCTGTCTGGACGTCTTCACCAACCCCGTGTCCATCCCCTGCGGGCACAACTTCTGCCAGACCTGTATCCTGGGATACTGGAAAACCAGCCATCTGTATCAGTGTCCCATGTGCAAGAAGTCCTTCCACAAAAGGCCCGACATCAGCGTGAACACGGTGCTGAGGGAGATTGCAGAGCAGTTCAAGCAGATAAGAGTCAAGAGCACTGAAGTGAAGGGAAGTGGGGAAGAAAGCACAGGTAAGACCAAGAAGTGGACAATGGAGAGAAAGATGAAGGAGGACGAGGAGAGGCTTCTGGAGAAAGGTCAGGTGCAGAACCTTATGGAGGAGCTGAAACAAAagcaagaagagaagaaaaagaagcaggaagtgaaggaGAGTCAAGGGGAGGAGCTACCGCCATTAATCCCTCCAGTTTTGCCATCTAAAACCTCTCCTTCACCATCACCTCAAGACTCAGCTCAAGCTCTGCCACGAGAAACATCACCTCCACCTTCACCTGAACCAACTTCCCCTGCACTTCCTCAAACTTCCCCAATATCCCTGACCCCTCCTctactgtgggaggaagtccTCTGCGATGTTTGCTTGGGCGAGGGCCGCCCCAAAGCCGTCAAATCCTGCCTCGTGTGCCTGACCTCTTACTGCGACGAGCACCTCAAGTCTCACTCCACCAGGTTCACCAAGCACAAGCTGATGGAACCGGTGGCCAACATGGAGGACAGGATGTGTCCCAAGCACGAGCGGCTGCTGGAGCTCTTCTGCAAGAAAGACCAgacctgtgtgtgtgtcctctgcACAGAGACAGACCACAGGGCACATTACACCGTCCCCGTGGAGAGAGAATGGACTGAGAAGAAG GCGCTGCTGAAAAAGACAGAGATAGACGTCCAGCAGATGATCCAAGACAGAGtgaagaaggtggaggagatcaagCACTCTGTGGAGCTCAACAAG GTCAGCGCTCAGAGAGAAATTGAGGAGAGCATGCAGGTCTTCTCGGAGCTGGTGCGCTCCATCCAGAAGGCTCAGGCCGAGCTGGTTCTGGTCATCGAGGAGAAGCAGAGGCAGATGGAGAGGCGGGCCGAGGGCCTCATCACCGAGCTGGAGCAGGAAATCTCGAAGCTCAAGACGCGGCACACAGCTTTGGAAAATGTGAACAGAACTGACCACATTCACTTCCTGAAG AGTTTTCCGGCCTTAAGCGCCACCCCATCTGTTAAAGACTGGTTTGAAACCAGTGTTCCCACAGACACATGCGTTGGGATGATCAGGAGATCTGTGTCTAAACTGGAGACAACATTAAGTGAAATGATTGACACGCTGTCCGCAAGTG agataaagaaaattcagaaatattcag AGGACGTCACGCTGGACCCAGACACTGCCAATCCATGGCTCCAGCTCTCTCAGGACAGGCACCAGGTGAGGCATCTGGGGGCCTGGCAGGAACTCCCGGACCACCCTGAGCGCTTTGACACCGTGGTCATAGCACTAGGAAGAGATGGCTTCACTTCAGGCAGACACTACTGGGAGGTCCAGGTGGGAGACAAGGATGACTGGTACCTAGGCGTGGCCAAGTCTTCAGTCAAAAGAAAAGGTAGGATCTCTGTGAGCACAGCCCAGGGTTATTGGGCTCTGGCCATGAAGAAAGGCCAGGGCTATCGGGTGTCAACGTCGCCGCCACTGCTGCTTTCACTCGACCAGAAGCCAAAGAGAGTAGGTGTGTACGTGGACTATGAGGAAGGACAAATCTCTTTTTACGACGTGAGAGCTCGGATCCATATTTACACGTTCCAGGATGCCTTCACGGAGCGGATCCTGCCGTTTTTTTACCTGTACTGCTGCGACAAAGCCTCTGACACAATGGCCATCTGTCCAGTGCAGGAGAAAAGCCTCATCTAG
- the LOC114157123 gene encoding E3 ubiquitin-protein ligase TRIM17-like isoform X1, translated as MSTHCILTSPPEEHLRCSLCLDLFTEPVTTTCGHSFCRTCLSQRWSDGDCYQCPKCNKRFPVKPEFSTNEVMEEMSVQLKRRKTEALESENAPWQVKCDVCADLRFKASKSCLVCLASYCDGHLESHRRVPALMRHKLVEPLENLEERVCEKHARILEFFCRREQACVCLLCCEAEHRDHETVPVEEEGALQKETIDSQQTKIKLMIDERMEKIEEFQKTSEMSKVKADNIFEDGEKLFSILMSRVQEIQSKLQSNIEKELRKSKETVQAMIQELNEEVAALQMKHSQLDELSQKEDNLRLLQTLQTLNTMSKTKDWSETKVYPDLFVHTTRTAMEHLVNCFQTTLRTLTNMELTKMREYKESVTFDESTAGAGLKITDSGKRLKYSKTAMSPTPSSKSQRFALPMVFGANGFISGRHYWEVQVGLRNNWHIGVALEMVDRSPHTVYKDSGFYFLGKSGFDYEVRDSACKVLHLSPRPTHVGVYLDYEAGRVSFFDVTQKLHIYSFLQEHFTGKLFPYFYLHSGTKRSEPLLLLSILDPEYYLRLIRSLDQAKKPAE; from the exons ATGTCAACACACTGCATCCTCACTTCACCGCCAGAGGAACATTTACGCTGTTCGCTCTGTCTGGACCTCTTCACCGAACCCGTCACCACAACATGCGGTCATAGTTTCTGCAGGACCTGCCTCAGCCAGCGATGGAGCGACGGCGACTGCTACCAGTGTCCAAAGTGTAACAAAAGATTCCCCGTGAAGCCAGAGTTCTCCACAAACGAAGTCATGGAGGAAATGTCGGTCCAATTAAAGAGACGGAAAACTGAGGCACTCGAAAGCGAAAACGCACCGTGGCAGGTGAAGTGCGACGTGTGCGCGGATTTGAGGTTCAAGGCGTCCAAGTCGTGCCTGGTGTGTCTGGCGTCGTACTGTGACGGACACCTGGAGTCTCACCGGAGGGTCCCCGCCCTGATGAGACACAAGCTGGTGGAGCCGCTGGAGAACCTGGAGGAGAGGGTTTGTGAGAAGCACGCCAGGATCCTGGAGTTTTTCTGCAGGCGGGAACAAGCGTGCGTCTGTCTGCTGTGCTGCGAAGCAGAACACAGAGACCACGAGACGGTACCTGTTGAAGAGGAGGGGGCTCTGCAGAAA GAAACCATTGATtcccaacaaacaaaaatcaaactcaTGATTGATGAAAGAATGGAAAAGATAGAGGAATTtcaaaaaacctcagaaatgaGCAAA GTAAAAGCAGACAACATATTTGAGGACGGTGAGAAGCTGTTCAGTATTCTGATGAGCAGAGTGCAAGAGATTCAAAGCAAACTGCAGTCAAACATTGAGAAAGAATTGAGAAAATCCAAGGAAACTGTCCAGGCGATGATTCAGGAGCTGAACGAGGAGGTTGCAGCTCTGCAGATGAAACACTCTCAACTAGATGAACTTTCACAAAAGGAAGACAACCTTAGACTTCTACAG ACATTGCAGACTCTGAACACCATGTCAAAAACCAAGGACTGGTCCGAGACCAAGGTTTACCCAGATCTGTTTGTTCACACAACAAGGACAGCCATGGAACATCTTGTCAATTGTTTTCAAACAACACTAAGGACACTAACAAACATGG AATTGACCAAAATGAGAGAATACAAAG AATCAGTGACCTTTGATGAATCCACTGCTGGGGCTGGTCTTAAAATAACGGATTCTGGGAAACGTCTCAAGTACTCAAAAACTGCAATGTCACCAACACCGTCTTCCAAATCCCAAAGGTTTGCTCTACCCATGGTTTTTGGAGCGAATGGCTTCATCTCCGGTCGGCACTACTGGGAGGTTCAGGTGGGCCTGAGAAACAACTGGCATATCGGTGTAGCCCTGGAAATGGTTGATAGATCACCACATACTGTGTACAAAGACAGTGGATTCTATTTTTTAGGAAAGTCTGGTTTTGATTATGAAGTTAGGGATTCAGCCTGTAAAGTTCTCCATCTCAGTCCCAGGCCAACACACGTGGGGGTGTACTTAGACTACGAGGCAGGTAGAGTGTCATTCTTTGACGTGACCCAAAAGTTGCATATTTATTCTTTCCTACAGGAGCATTTCACGGGGAAACTTTTCCCATATTTCTATCTGCACAGCGGCACAAAGAGGTCTGAGCCTTTGCTTCTACTTTCAATCCTTGATCCAGAATACTACCTTCGTCTCATTCGCTCTCTTGACCAAGCTAAAAAACCAGCTGAATAG
- the LOC114157173 gene encoding E3 ubiquitin-protein ligase TRIM47-like isoform X2, whose amino-acid sequence MSTPADCCICLDEFTSPASLPCGHRFCLACIGEYWRTGESCQCPLCMAVFPKRPQLKTERTENGAEPLKAGEVPCDVCPARRAAVRSCLVCLASYCSAHLEPHYQREDLGRHLLVSVAKNLEDSVCRLHGRKLDKFCRSDRSCICATCARTEHRGHHVVSVSKEAARNKTKLKRRRLKLQQEIQEKLSVAEDAERTAGLRGGELPAELWAQARKPLKLLEEEISELQERNAELEQLLQTEDNLRFLQRFLHSCS is encoded by the exons ATGTCAACGCCTGCTGACTGCTGCATCTGCCTGGATGAGTTCACCAGCCCGGCGTCCCTCCCCTGCGGACACCGCTTCTGCCTGGCGTGCATAGGGGAGTACTGGAGGACCGGCGAGAGCTGCCAGTGCCCCCTCTGCATGGCGGTCTTCCCCAAACGGCCGCAGCTAAAGACCGAGCGAACCGAAAACGGAGCCGAACCGCTCAAAGCGGGAGAGGTCCCGTGTGACGTCTGTCCGGCTCGGCGGGCCGCGGTCCGGTCCTGCCTGGTGTGCCTGGCCTCGTACTGCTCCGCCCATCTGGAGCCGCATTATCAGAGGGAGGACCTCGGACGCCACCTGCTGGTCAGTGTGGCGAAGAACCTGGAGGACTCTGTGTGTCGGCTGCATGGGAGGAAGCTGGACAAGTTCTGCCGGAGTGACCGAAGCTGCATTTGCGCCACCTGCGCCAGGACGGAGCACAGAGGCCACCATGTTGTTTCCGTCAGCAAGGAAGCTGCTAGGAACAAG ACTAAACTGAAGCGCAGACGACTGAAGCTTCAGCAAGAGATTCAGGAGAAGCTGAGCGTGGCTGAGGACGCGGAGCGGACCGCTGGCCTCCGTGGAGGAGAACTTCCAGCAGAACTTTGGGCGCAAGCCAGGAAGCCGCTCAAACTGCTGGAAGAGGAGATCAGCGAGCTGCAGGAGAGGAacgcggagctggagcagctcttaCAGACCGAAGACAACCTCCGCTTTCTGCAG CGATTCCTACACTCCTGTTCATGA